One genomic region from Salvia hispanica cultivar TCC Black 2014 chromosome 2, UniMelb_Shisp_WGS_1.0, whole genome shotgun sequence encodes:
- the LOC125206056 gene encoding probable pectinesterase/pectinesterase inhibitor 61: MDYGRLGKAEPGGASTSIQFQPTDLPPKPKPSRLRLLLIVAATLMVVAAASAAVAVVIQHKTNSKLQNRRPSEAMSRACSRTLYPSLCLNSLIDFPGALAADDKDLVHISLNLTLQKVGRSLYVSSEITNLAMDPHIRSAYDDCLELLDHSIDLLSRSITSAAEQTESTQDVLTWLSAALTNQDTCKEGFDELDGDVKNQMSEKIKDLSELVSNSLAIYTADGFSDIPIQNRRRRLLRDDDERFPVWMSRRERLLLDMPASAINADITVSKSGNGTAKTIAEAIKKAPEHSSRRFIIYVRAGRYEENNLKVGRKKTNIMFIGDGKGKTVITGGKSVQDKLTTFHTASFAATGSGFIARDITFENYAGPSKHQAVALRVGADHAVVYHCSIIGYQDTLYTHSQRQFYRECDIYGTVDFIFGNAAVVFQKCNIQARKPMPQQKVTITAQNRKDPNQNTGISIHDCRITAEPALESSKGQYPTYLGRPWKLYSRTVYMLSYLGDHVHPKGWLEWNGDFALDTLYYGEYINSGPGAGLGQRVKWPGYRVIKSEEEAGKFTVAKFIYGSSWLPATGVAFVAGLST; encoded by the exons aTGGATTATGGTAGGCTCGGGAAAGCCGAGCCAGGTGGCGCCTCCACCAGCATCCAATTCCAACCCACCGACCTCCCCCCtaaaccaaaaccttccaGACTCCGCCTTCTCCTCATCGTCGCCGCCACACTAATGGTggtcgccgccgcctccgccgccgtgGCCGTGGTGATACAACACAAAACCAACTCCAAACTGCAGAATCGGCGGCCGTCTGAGGCCATGTCGAGAGCATGCAGCCGCACTCTCTACCCATCTCTCTGCCTCAATTCGCTCATCGACTTCCCCGGCGCCCTCGCCGCCGACGACAAAGACCTCGTCCACATTTCCCTCAACCTCACCCTCCAAAAAGTCGGCCGCTCGCTCTACGTCTCCTCCGAGATCACCAACCTCGCCATGGATCCTCACATTAG GTCTGCATACGACGACTGCTTAGAGCTCCTCGACCACTCAATCGATCTCCTCTCCCGCTCGATCACCTCCGCCGCCGAGCAGACCGAGTCGACTCAGGACGTGTTGACCTGGCTCAGCGCCGCTTTGACCAATCAGGACACCTGCAAGGAAGGATTCGATGAGCTCGACGGCGACGTGAAGAATCAAATGTCGGAGAAAATAAAGGATTTATCGGAGCTCGTGAGCAATTCTCTCGCGATATACACCGCCGACGGTTTCTCCGATATTCCGATTCAGAATCGGCGGCGGCGATTGCTGCGCGACGACGACGAGCGGTTCCCGGTGTGGATGTCGCGGAGGGAGCGGTTGCTGCTGGATATGCCGGCGTCGGCGATCAATGCGGATATAACCGTGTCGAAGAGCGGGAATGGAACGGCGAAGACGATCGCCGAGGCGATCAAGAAGGCGCCGGAGCACAGCAGCCGGCGGTTTATCATCTACGTGAGGGCAGGAAG GTATGAGGAGAATAACTTAAAGGTGGGAAGAAAGAAGACGAATATAATGTTTATTGGTGATGGGAAGGGCAAGACGGTCATTACAGGCGGGAAAAGCGTGCAAGACAAGTTGACGACATTCCACACCGCATCCTTTG CTGCAACCGGGTCCGGGTTCATAGCAAGGGACATAACATTCGAGAACTACGCGGGACCAAGCAAGCACCAAGCTGTGGCCCTCCGCGTGGGGGCAGACCACGCGGTGGTCTACCACTGCAGCATCATCGGGTACCAAGACACCCTCTACACACACTCCCAGCGCCAGTTCTACCGCGAGTGCGACATCTACGGCACAGTCGACTTCATCTTCGGCAACGCGGCCGTGGTGTTCCAGAAGTGCAACATCCAGGCGCGGAAGCCGATGCCGCAGCAGAAGGTCACGATCACCGCGCAGAACCGCAAGGACCCGAACCAGAACACGGGCATCTCCATCCACGACTGCCGCATCACGGCCGAGCCCGCCCTCGAGTCGTCCAAGGGGCAGTACCCGACCTACTTGGGGCGGCCGTGGAAGCTCTACTCGAGGACTGTTTACATGCTCTCTTACTTGGGCGATCACGTTCATCCCAAGGGCTGGCTCGAGTGGAATGGGGATTTTGCACTTGACACATTGTATTATGGGGAGTACATCAACTCTGGGCCGGGGGCCGGGTTAGGGCAGCGCGTGAAGTGGCCGGGATATCGCGTCATTAAATCGGAAGAGGAGGCCGGGAAGTTCACCGTTGCGAAGTTCATCTATGGCTCGTCTTGGCTCCCGGCCACTGGTGTCGCTTTCGTTGCCGGCCTCTCCACTTGA